In Xylanibacter ruminicola 23, a single genomic region encodes these proteins:
- a CDS encoding L-fucose isomerase, which translates to MNNYPKIGIRPTIDGRQGGVRESLEQKTMALAKAVTQLISSNLRNGDGSPVECVIADTTIGRVAESAACAQKFEREGVGATITVTSCWCYGSETMDMNPHYPKAVWGFNGTERPGAVYLAAVLAAHAQKGLPAFGIYGHDVQDLDDNTIPADVAEKLLRFARAAQAVATMKGKSYLSLGNTCMGIAGSIVNADFLQQYLGMRTEYVSLVEILRRVDFGIFDPDEFNKAMQWVEKYCKPQEGHDYNEDRPLFPGTPMTTFNGKGKGKNRQEKDADWEFTVKTMMIIRDLMHGNPRLLEMGYKEEALGHNAIFGGVQGQRQWTDYKPNFDFPESMLCTSFDWNGRREADVLATENDFLNGMSMLFGHLLTNRGVMFSDIRTYWSPEAVERVAGHRPEGLAAGGFIHLINSGATTLDATGAMTDANGNPTMKEFWNMTDADVEACLKATSWMPADRDYFRGGGYSSHFVTKGGMPMTMMRINMVQGLGPVLQLAEGWTVELDAETHNILDKRTDPTWPTTWFVPRLDATKDCFKDVYSVMNCWGANHGAIAYGHIGADLLTLCSILRIPVCMHNIADKDIFRPAAWNAFGMDKEGADYRACKNFGPIYK; encoded by the coding sequence ATGAATAACTATCCTAAAATTGGTATTCGCCCCACCATCGACGGTCGTCAAGGGGGCGTTCGCGAAAGCCTCGAACAAAAAACAATGGCTTTAGCAAAGGCTGTAACCCAGCTCATCAGTTCAAACTTGCGTAATGGCGACGGCTCGCCTGTTGAGTGCGTGATTGCCGACACTACCATCGGTCGTGTGGCCGAGAGTGCTGCCTGCGCCCAGAAGTTCGAACGCGAGGGTGTTGGTGCCACCATCACCGTTACATCGTGCTGGTGCTACGGTTCCGAAACCATGGACATGAATCCCCACTACCCCAAGGCTGTTTGGGGCTTTAACGGCACCGAGCGTCCAGGCGCTGTGTATCTGGCTGCCGTACTGGCCGCCCACGCCCAGAAGGGACTGCCTGCCTTTGGCATCTATGGACACGATGTACAGGACCTCGACGATAACACCATCCCCGCCGATGTAGCCGAGAAACTGCTGCGCTTTGCACGTGCCGCACAGGCCGTAGCCACCATGAAGGGCAAGAGCTACCTCTCATTAGGTAACACCTGCATGGGTATTGCCGGCAGTATCGTTAACGCCGATTTCCTGCAGCAGTATCTGGGCATGCGCACCGAGTATGTGTCATTAGTAGAGATTCTGCGCCGTGTTGATTTCGGCATCTTCGATCCCGATGAGTTCAACAAGGCCATGCAGTGGGTAGAGAAATACTGCAAGCCCCAGGAGGGCCACGATTATAACGAGGACCGCCCCCTGTTCCCCGGCACACCTATGACCACCTTCAACGGTAAAGGCAAGGGCAAGAACCGCCAGGAAAAGGATGCCGACTGGGAGTTCACCGTTAAGACCATGATGATTATCCGCGACCTGATGCACGGCAACCCACGCCTGCTGGAGATGGGCTATAAGGAAGAGGCACTGGGCCACAACGCCATCTTTGGCGGTGTACAGGGCCAGCGCCAGTGGACCGATTACAAGCCCAACTTCGACTTCCCCGAGTCGATGCTCTGCACCTCATTCGACTGGAACGGCCGTCGCGAAGCCGATGTGCTGGCCACCGAGAACGATTTCCTCAACGGCATGTCGATGCTGTTCGGCCATCTGCTCACCAACCGTGGTGTGATGTTCTCCGACATCCGCACCTACTGGAGCCCCGAGGCTGTAGAGCGTGTGGCAGGCCATCGCCCTGAGGGACTGGCTGCTGGTGGATTCATCCACCTTATCAACAGCGGTGCCACCACACTCGATGCCACAGGCGCCATGACAGATGCTAACGGAAACCCCACCATGAAGGAGTTCTGGAATATGACCGATGCCGACGTAGAGGCCTGCCTGAAGGCTACCAGCTGGATGCCAGCCGATCGCGACTACTTCCGTGGTGGCGGCTACAGCTCGCACTTCGTTACCAAGGGCGGCATGCCCATGACCATGATGCGTATCAACATGGTACAAGGCTTAGGTCCTGTGCTGCAGCTGGCCGAAGGCTGGACTGTAGAGCTGGATGCCGAAACCCACAACATACTCGACAAGCGTACCGATCCCACCTGGCCTACCACCTGGTTTGTGCCACGACTCGACGCTACCAAGGATTGCTTTAAGGATGTGTACAGCGTGATGAACTGCTGGGGTGCCAACCACGGTGCCATCGCCTACGGCCATATCGGTGCCGACCTGCTCACACTCTGCTCTATCCTGCGCATACCTGTATGCATGCACAACATAGCCGACAAGGACATCTTCCGTCCTGCTGCCTGGAATGCCTTTGGCATGGACAAGGAGGGCGCCGACTACCGTGCCTGCAAGAATTTTGGTCCGATATATAAATAA
- a CDS encoding L-rhamnose mutarotase — protein sequence MDEKISGYKCKTYSMPVKRYCQTMDLKNDPELIAKYKEAHDRLHAWPEILAGIREVGILEMELYILDNRLFMIVETPLDFDWDSAMARLATLPRQAEWEDYVAMFQACKPGSTSDEKWRMMDRMFYLYDHE from the coding sequence ATGGACGAGAAAATTTCAGGTTACAAATGCAAGACTTACAGCATGCCCGTAAAAAGGTATTGCCAAACCATGGATCTTAAAAACGATCCTGAGCTGATAGCCAAGTACAAGGAGGCGCACGACCGCCTGCATGCCTGGCCCGAAATCTTAGCAGGTATCCGTGAGGTGGGCATCCTCGAGATGGAGCTCTACATCCTGGATAACCGTTTGTTCATGATTGTAGAAACCCCACTGGATTTTGATTGGGACAGCGCCATGGCCCGACTGGCCACTCTGCCTCGCCAGGCCGAATGGGAGGATTACGTAGCCATGTTCCAGGCCTGCAAGCCAGGCAGTACTTCCGACGAGAAGTGGCGCATGATGGACCGCATGTTTTATCTTTATGATCATGAATAA
- a CDS encoding AraC family transcriptional regulator has protein sequence MNYPIDKLHLLTLNVGLADHMADWNWKNVRSPFARLYYVTDGTAQVEMPSGVYTLIPNHLYFIPAYTMHSYICDAPFSHYYIHIYEDMHSDMSILDQWDYPVEVKAAPGDLELVRRLCFINPFLKLQQSDPEAYDNHQTLISNLELNQRRPFCDKVESRGILYILMSRFLKYATPKADVKDDRIHLTLAYIRKHIGERLDIEQLAEKACMSKDHFIRVFKHETGETPNAFITKRKLEKAELTLVTTNMAVNRIADALGYDDYSYFNRIFKKNSGMTPQQYRKSHFKL, from the coding sequence ATGAACTATCCTATAGACAAGCTTCACTTACTGACCCTGAACGTAGGACTGGCCGACCATATGGCCGACTGGAACTGGAAAAATGTGCGCAGTCCGTTTGCGCGCTTGTATTACGTTACCGATGGTACGGCGCAGGTTGAGATGCCGTCGGGTGTTTACACGCTGATACCTAACCATCTGTATTTTATACCAGCCTATACCATGCATAGCTATATCTGCGATGCACCGTTCTCACATTATTATATACATATATACGAGGATATGCACAGCGATATGAGCATACTGGACCAATGGGACTATCCCGTGGAGGTAAAGGCGGCTCCAGGCGATCTGGAACTGGTAAGGCGACTGTGCTTTATCAACCCATTCCTGAAGCTGCAGCAGTCGGACCCTGAAGCGTACGACAACCACCAGACGCTGATTAGTAACCTGGAACTTAATCAGCGCCGTCCGTTCTGCGATAAGGTAGAGAGTCGTGGTATCCTGTACATCCTGATGTCGCGATTCCTGAAGTATGCCACGCCTAAGGCCGATGTGAAGGACGACCGTATACATCTGACGCTGGCCTATATACGCAAGCACATCGGCGAAAGGCTCGACATAGAACAGCTGGCCGAAAAGGCCTGCATGTCGAAGGATCATTTCATACGCGTGTTTAAGCACGAAACAGGCGAAACACCCAATGCCTTTATTACCAAGCGCAAGCTGGAGAAGGCCGAGCTGACACTGGTAACCACCAACATGGCCGTGAACCGTATAGCCGACGCGTTAGGCTACGACGACTACTCGTACTTTAACCGCATTTTCAAGAAAAACTCGGGTATGACGCCCCAGCAATACCGTAAAAGTCATTTTAAACTGTAA
- the hemN gene encoding oxygen-independent coproporphyrinogen III oxidase: MQTDIIEKYNRPVPRYTSYPPANYFSNFTEADYLMMVDQSNEARQNQISFYLHIPFCRHLCHYCGCNSYPQAKPEVVKAYVEALHKEIDLVAKHISDDRQISQIHYGGGSPTALPIAMIKELNEHLLSIAPTIERPEIAIECHPGYLDANDWQQLTACGFTRYSLGVQDLRPEVLKVVNRRESMMPVGEILEMLHESGATVNLDFLYGLPLQTIDSFRNTIEQAAAWRPDRLVTFSYAHLPKLFPRQQILDKVGLPANQEKNGMYETATEVLTAAGYQPIGLDHFVLPDDELAVALGKGQLHRNFQGYCTRRTTAQVYAFGVTGISQLDDCYAQNGRDINTYIETLNSGQLYISRGYHLTPQEKLVRQVVETLMCNYTLNWSDVAAHLGVSAAEVREACGYNETTFSEMQADGLLRFDDDHIEVNTCGRPFVRCVAAALDPLMAHNDKQFSKPI; encoded by the coding sequence ATGCAAACAGACATTATAGAGAAGTATAACCGTCCGGTACCGAGATACACCAGCTATCCACCGGCAAATTACTTTAGTAACTTTACCGAGGCCGACTATCTGATGATGGTTGATCAGAGTAACGAGGCCCGACAGAACCAGATATCTTTCTACCTGCATATTCCCTTTTGCAGGCACTTGTGCCATTACTGCGGCTGCAACTCGTATCCTCAGGCCAAGCCCGAGGTGGTAAAGGCATATGTTGAGGCTCTGCACAAGGAAATCGATCTGGTGGCTAAGCATATCAGCGATGATCGACAGATTTCGCAGATACACTATGGCGGCGGCAGTCCTACGGCATTGCCCATTGCCATGATTAAGGAGCTGAACGAGCACCTGTTATCGATAGCGCCTACCATTGAGCGCCCCGAGATTGCCATCGAGTGCCATCCCGGTTATCTGGATGCCAACGACTGGCAGCAGCTTACTGCATGCGGTTTTACACGCTATAGTCTGGGTGTGCAGGACTTGCGCCCCGAAGTGCTGAAGGTGGTGAACCGACGTGAGTCGATGATGCCTGTGGGTGAGATTCTTGAGATGCTGCACGAGAGTGGGGCAACGGTGAATCTCGACTTCCTGTATGGATTGCCCCTGCAAACTATCGACTCGTTCCGTAATACCATCGAGCAGGCGGCTGCATGGCGACCCGACCGATTGGTTACTTTCTCGTATGCACATCTGCCAAAGTTGTTCCCACGACAGCAGATACTGGATAAGGTGGGACTGCCTGCCAACCAGGAGAAGAACGGCATGTATGAGACGGCTACAGAGGTGCTGACAGCGGCCGGCTATCAGCCCATAGGTCTGGACCATTTTGTGCTGCCCGATGACGAACTGGCTGTGGCGCTTGGCAAGGGACAGCTGCACCGTAACTTTCAGGGCTACTGCACACGTCGTACAACGGCGCAGGTGTATGCCTTTGGTGTTACGGGTATCAGTCAGCTGGACGACTGCTACGCCCAGAACGGTCGCGATATCAACACGTATATCGAAACCCTGAACAGTGGTCAGCTCTACATTTCACGCGGCTATCATCTTACCCCTCAGGAAAAGCTGGTGCGCCAGGTGGTAGAGACGCTGATGTGTAACTACACCCTGAACTGGAGCGACGTGGCTGCACACCTGGGTGTGAGTGCCGCTGAGGTGCGCGAGGCCTGTGGCTACAACGAAACCACATTCAGCGAGATGCAGGCCGACGGACTGTTACGCTTTGACGACGACCATATTGAGGTGAACACCTGTGGGCGCCCATTTGTGCGCTGCGTGGCTGCTGCACTCGACCCACTGATGGCTCATAACGACAAACAATTCTCAAAACCGATATAA
- the hemG gene encoding protoporphyrinogen oxidase, with protein MQKRDIVVIGAGLTGLSTAFNLKKMGRDVLVLEKQNRIGGQIATHNEDGFTFESGPNTGVVSFPEVTELFRDLEGRCQMETARESSKRRLIWKGSEFHALPASLPAAISTPLFTLKDKFRILGEPWRKKGTDPDEPVGALAQRRLGRSFYEYAVDPFVSGVYAGDPMKLTTRYALPKLYNLEANYGSFVRGAIAKAKEPKSERDRLATKKVFSAFGGLQNLVEALAEGIDIVTGAQAITVMPDGEHKWLIRYNNGTEEIHCNHVITTVGAYALSSLLPFVAQEQMAPISKLYYAPIIQVCVGIKNTGGIDYAAFGGLVPSKEQKQVLGILFPSACFVQRAPEGGALYSYFMGGARHTDYLQKSDAEIRSMVREAFHSMLKYPMNVEPDMIRIFRHEHAIPQYGVDSGERFKAVEAIQQQYPGLIIAGNLRDGIGMGNRIQQAAAIARLFQK; from the coding sequence ATGCAAAAACGTGATATAGTAGTGATAGGTGCCGGACTGACTGGACTGAGCACTGCCTTTAACCTGAAGAAGATGGGCCGCGATGTGCTGGTGCTTGAAAAGCAGAACCGCATAGGTGGCCAGATAGCTACGCACAACGAGGATGGATTTACGTTCGAGAGTGGTCCTAACACAGGCGTGGTATCGTTTCCCGAGGTAACCGAGTTGTTCCGCGATCTGGAGGGACGCTGCCAGATGGAGACAGCCCGTGAATCGTCGAAGCGCCGACTGATATGGAAAGGCAGTGAGTTTCATGCTTTGCCTGCCAGTTTGCCAGCAGCTATCAGTACCCCCTTGTTTACACTGAAGGATAAGTTCCGTATACTGGGTGAGCCCTGGCGTAAGAAGGGTACCGACCCTGATGAACCTGTAGGTGCACTGGCACAGCGCCGACTGGGACGCTCGTTCTACGAGTATGCCGTTGATCCGTTTGTGTCGGGTGTGTATGCCGGTGATCCGATGAAGCTGACCACCCGCTATGCGTTGCCTAAGCTTTATAATTTGGAGGCTAACTACGGCAGTTTTGTGCGTGGTGCCATTGCTAAGGCCAAGGAGCCTAAGAGCGAGCGCGACCGCTTGGCTACCAAGAAGGTGTTCTCGGCCTTTGGCGGTTTGCAGAATCTGGTAGAGGCACTGGCTGAGGGCATCGACATTGTAACCGGTGCACAGGCGATAACGGTGATGCCCGATGGCGAGCACAAATGGCTGATACGCTATAACAACGGTACCGAGGAGATACACTGCAACCATGTGATTACCACTGTGGGTGCTTATGCCTTGTCATCGTTGCTACCCTTTGTGGCGCAGGAGCAGATGGCGCCTATCAGCAAGCTTTACTATGCACCTATCATACAGGTGTGCGTGGGCATTAAGAACACTGGCGGTATCGACTATGCGGCCTTTGGCGGTTTGGTGCCCAGCAAGGAGCAGAAGCAGGTGCTGGGTATCTTGTTCCCATCGGCCTGCTTTGTGCAGCGTGCGCCCGAGGGTGGTGCCCTGTACTCGTACTTTATGGGTGGCGCCCGTCATACCGACTATCTGCAGAAGAGCGATGCCGAGATACGCTCGATGGTGCGCGAGGCTTTCCACAGTATGCTGAAATATCCTATGAACGTAGAGCCCGACATGATACGTATCTTCCGTCATGAGCATGCCATTCCGCAGTATGGCGTGGATAGTGGCGAGCGTTTTAAGGCGGTGGAGGCTATCCAGCAGCAGTACCCCGGACTGATTATAGCCGGTAATCTGCGCGACGGTATCGGCATGGGTAACCGCATTCAGCAGGCAGCCGCTATCGCCCGATTATTTCAAAAATAA